Part of the Drosophila kikkawai strain 14028-0561.14 chromosome 3L, DkikHiC1v2, whole genome shotgun sequence genome is shown below.
TTCAGCCTCGCTTTTGGTTTCGGATTCCTGTCTGAGTTTCGGGGCATTTAAAATTCAGGCTGCGTAAATCTTTTATTGGCACGAAATGCCTAGGCAAAAGGTCCGCCAAACAGAGTTGCATAATAAATTATCGATGCGCCGCTAGGAATTTTAAGTGGCGTCCCTGAACGGGCGCTAATCAGCGGCCAGCCAGGAGATGAGTTCTCCCAAGTCAGTTGGAGATGTCAGAGGTACATACGACTCTCCAGCTCCGACTCCAACTCCACTTTGTCAGACATTTCACTCGTCGACCCCACTTGTCGCTTGTCAATACCCGCAGACAAATAAATTCTGCTTATCGCCCCGACAAACCCTTTCTGCACTTTCTTTTATGCCGCCCGTTTTACTGCTCTCCTTACAAAGTGCACTTGGCGGCGCTTTTGTCCGCCTAAGGAGGTCCTTCTCCCTCCGTACTACTGCCTGACTGCCTGCTCCTTTTGATGTTTTCCCTGGTGCTGGTCACAGTTTACGAGGAGACGAGAACGCTGGGCAAGATAAAACTTTTGCGCACCTTGGCAGTCCCTTTGGAAGGGGCATTTACTTtgagttttcattttttcatTTGTTGTTACCCGGTGTCGTGgcagtttattgtttttattgtttgatAATTATCGCACAGAATGCGAAATGCTCTTGCttggcattaaaaaataagGTAAGAGGAAGTGTGCACAAAGGACCTTTGTCTGACGAGAGAGTTCAGCTTCAGCGTCAACACCTAAATGTTCTTTAATCTCCCTGAAATCTCAGCCAGCTGAAACAAATACCCTCGAAATCGTGCTAGGGGATCCAATTTGTCGCCTGTTGTCCTCTTTTCGGGGATGGGCGGGACAGTTAATGAATGTGTCGCCATGCCAATCGGGCCCAGGCCCGCCGCACATGTGGCCCTCGTCGAGTGGGAGAACTCCGCTTTTGATCTACAATTCCCGTGGGAACGCCGCTCTCGTATGCAAATTCATTAGGCTAAACATGTGTTCGGGCCTCTGTCTCATTGCATATTTAAATGCCGGCAAAGTTACGCgactttttatgtttttggaGCAAAGATACTTTCGGTTGATTGATGGCTAGGTATTGTAATGAATATTTGATTTCAGTTTCCAGTAATCACAACCCAGATAGTTGACACAAATGTCAGAAATTTGCCACAACATATGCCAGGCTCTGGTGCCGTGTCGTTCCCCTTGACATGGCTTCCAAATAAGTGACATAATTAGCCACAAAAGGCGCCAGGACATCGTCTCAATCTTGAGTTATTTCGATAGAGCCAGAGACAGGTTCGTAAGACAGCTTTCAATTTGTGCAAATGCACTCAAGTTGCTCAAGAAAGCATTGGGAAGGAGCCGGATCTCGACAGACGACAGCCAGTGTATTGTCGTATTAGCCTTATTGACTGGAGCTGGCCGTCCCTCCGTCTGGAGTCTGTCTGGGGGCTTGGCTTCTTATTAGGCAGGCTGCTGCCTTGCAGCTGCCAGACAAATATTGTCTTTCTCGGGCTTAATTATTCACGAGTTCACCGCCCACTAATCAGGCCATTTGGATTTCAATTTGATTGAGTGCCCAGACAAGGATATGCATACTGGCATAATGCAATTGTGAACCCAAAACTAATTTATTGATATGCCGCATTTAATAATGGCAATTAAAGCTGTAGTAAACCCAAATCTGAATCCGAGTAACCAGCTAATGAGTTCCTCCTGCACGTGCAGGAGGTGCCataacattttttcctttgagccagcagcagctccaatTAGCTGCAGTTGCAATCCTTGCGGCGCTTACGTGACGCCAGGACTTGTGCCAGGATTTGGCACAACTCGGCGCAAGTCGAAGTGCTTATGCCCGCTAATTTTCATAGTGCAGATAACGCGGCTTACATCATGTCCTGGCAAATTAGTTTAATGCTTGGGAAATCCAATTCAAAACCTCTTTCCCCGCCGAGAGCTAATCCCATCTATTACTCGTAATTACGAGAGAGTGgaaaaaatgtaatgaaaacGGAAGCCGCgtgaacgaaaaaaaaactcagCCAATTTGGCACAATCATATCGCCCTGgcttttgttaatatttattatttatggcgACAATTTGCCAAACGCCTGGGCCATGCCCACCGATAACAATCGGGAAAAATGGAGGCAACTTTGTGCCACGATCGGAGGAACGACGCTTTCAGCGGCACTGGAAAAACTTGCGGAAAACTTTACTTTAAACAATTTCACGCCATAAAAGTGCAGCGTTAGCGTTGAATACGCAGGGCCAACTTTAAGAATTCCTTTTCGCCAGCCGACATCCAACATTAAGTGCAGCCGGGGCTGGGATAGTGCATAAAAGgcaataaaatgcaattatcTCAAACGGCATAACTGTCCCGTTTTTGGCAACGCTTGCCGGCCCCATAAATTGTCAAAGCGCCTTGCCAACAGAGCGGGGGGAAAATGGTAGAAAAAGCCGGGGTAAAAGTGCGGCGGAAAAACAGCGAGATTGCAACTCGACTTTGATCTAATTTGTCTGGCAGTGAATGCAACTTAAAGCGAGAGTCTCTTCTGCTGAAACATTTTCCTGGAAAATCGCATATTAAAGCTCATTGTGGGGAGGGGGGTGGTGAGGTATGAGGCAGCCGCCCCTTTTGGCCATGTTTGCAAATGAGCACGCCGCCATTTTCCATTGCACGTTGCACACTTTATTAGTTTTCATACGCGCTAcgttcgctgctgctgctgccgcccgTCGGCAAAGGTACAAAAGTTTTTCCAACTACGCCCCGCCCCGCCCCTCGCTTTCTCCACCCCATTCACCACCCCCCCTGGAGAGCGAACAGCGACCGTGTCAACCATGCGCAAGTCAAATGCAAAACATGTAACTTTGGGCCCATGAAAGTTTTGCAACAAAAGATGCAAATTCGCCTCCCCGCCAAACGTGAGTTTTCCGATGGAAAATGCACTCCATGGCAGAGCTGTTTAACGGTTTAATTTTGCATGCAAATAATTAGTGCAGCGCTGTGAATAGGGGGTGGCTTTAAGGGTGCAATCGAAAACTTTTCCCATAGCCATAAAGCGAAGTCATGGATCGGTTATGGGCTGTCGTGCAgcaattatttttggccaTCTGAATTTTAAGCTCGAAAGTAAGGCTTACAAaggttttagttttaaaagatgttatattttacttaaataatatctaattatacattttataagtaAGTTCATGAACGATTTAGTAGGATTTTTAAAGATCTGacagaaataaatattgcgcatacgcagtGTTACACGGAAACAAGCTAAATGCACGCAATAACCTAACGTTTGAGCTGGTAAAATactacaaaaaaagaaaaacaaatagagACAAACACACAGGGCTAACCCTGTGAACTTTCTGGACCATTTAGCAGCTGCCAACGCTCTTACCCCCTCCTCGAATAATCAAAGGAAGTTGTTTATTGAAGCGCTTGGGGCCAAAAAGAAATGCCCAACTAGCGGCATGTAATGTTAGTTTTATGAGCACGTGTTGCCATTTTTATGGCTCACCCCAAATCCGCCGCCTTGGAAAATGAACGATAAAGGGAGGAGAGGGATGGGCTTGGGTGAGAGTAGGAAAAGCCACAACAAAGTCCAAGAGCAACGACGGCTCATTCAATTAGAAGGCAGCTCGGCAGCTgcagaatttaaatattttcagcacAGAGCAACCGCAGACGCAGCCATAAagaaattctttaatattttgattaGAAGTGCTTGCGGTTAGCCGCTAAACGCAGTCGAGTTGCCTTTCCTTGCTCCCTGCTCCTTTTTACTTGCTCCTTCCTAGTTTCCTCTTTTTCTATTTGTATTTCTGCAATgcaaaatgattttatttgacAGGCATTGTGCGGTGTTGCCGCAGGATGGCAAAGGGATGCTAACGGAGGCCGCCCAAATGTATGCAGCAAGTGCAAACTGCCAGCGAAAGGGGTTAAAATATAGTTTCGTGTGCTagtctgtgtttgtgtgtgagtgcAGCTGACTGGGGGAGAAAAAAACGGAAACGTCTGTGCCACATCCGTTTCCGCCTTGATGGTTATAACTTCTTTTTCCGGCGCTGGCCAATCAACGTTTCTGTGGCCAGGATCACACACAaccggcaacagcagcagcagaacatAACCAGAACCAGCTGTTGCAGCTGTCCCAGCGCTTTTCCCAAAGCTTTTCCCTGAAAAACTCCTCATCCCTCCTGCTCTCGCATTTGTTATTTCGGTGCGTTTGGCCCGTAAACTTCCTTCTGACAGCTGCACTTGTTGTCCAGCAGCCCGGGCTTAGCCctctgagactgagactggagctggagccccGGACCCGGTGTCACAAACAATAACAGCACAGAGGTGGAAACAAAGCATGTGGAAAAGGAGTAAACAAGTGGCCGGCTGGCCGAAGATCGAATGTCCTAAGACTCTGTGAGGTGGCCGGGCATTAAGCGATTGATGTGGGCCATATGTTGACAGGCTTAAGCCAGGCTTCAGCAGGACAAATTGGAAGGCTACAGCTGCAAGGATACCTTTTTCTCAGGCAGTTTGGCTTCTAAGCTTGAACTAAAAATTAAGGATTTAAACAACAAATGAATaacgaaattgaaataatttttattttaaaatcatttaggTTTCACTTTCCACAAagcttatttaaaaactaatctcCTCTTCTACTTTTCAAGGTATATTTAAGCACTAAAATTGTGGATATCTCACTTCTCTATGCCATAAACAGCATTCTTAAAATAAACTGTCATCGGGGGAGCTTCAAAGTCCAACAGGATTGCAACGGTCAAGCACTCAATTTATTTTTCGGGGACagtgaaaataaatttcgGCACTTGCTTTTAAATGCCGGCAAACAATCAGCATTCAGTTGTGATGACGTCTGTTTGATCTatccatttgcatttgcatacgGGGGCCTCACACCTTCTTATGTGTACacacaatatacatataaacatgtatacatatatgtataggtATGCGTATTTGTTGAGGGCGGCGGACGGTGAATGGTGAATGGGCGTGGCTGGGCCAATTCATAACAATTGCGTTTCATGTGCCGGGAACTTGACACTCAAGTGCGGCATGCCAACATATTTGCACTTGAATTGCCGGGGAGCGAGtggcaactgcagcagcagcagtagcagcagcagtttaTATGGAAATTTTTACGCTCACGTATATTTGCATGCACTACTGGCAAGGCACTGAAAAATAAGGGAAAAAGGATACAAGAGCCGGTCGCTCGCTTTCGGGGCCAAAAGGCGGAGCACATTGTGGCAAAATTGCAACGGAACGAAGGCAGACGGGTGGCAGAGCGGCCCTCTGATGGCAATCAATTTGCCGGATGCCGAAAGTAATTCGCTTGCAGTCGGAAAATTCAGAATTACAGTTTGACGAGCACTGTGAAACGgtcccacaaaaaaaaaagcattctTAAAGCCACCGCAACTGGGTTAAGTTTTTAAGGCCAGTCTCCTGGTCTGCCTTTGAAGTCCCTGGTGGGGAAAATTGCATCCGGCCCTTATCTTGCCCATAAGCGTagcgaaaataaaattgtCTGGCAATTGCCGGTCGAATGGCAAACGGGGAACTACCAACGGCAATCGCGTCAAAGTTGCATATTAGCATTTCAAACGAGCGCCAGTTAGCCGAAAAATTGCTGCCAATGGTCGCCAAGAAAAGTGCGCCAAATTGCAAGGTGTGAAGGTGCAAAAAgatgtgcaaaaaaaagaaaggaattGTAAATTTCCCATACCCGAAAGGAGCACAAAAGAAAGCCACTTAAATGCAGATTACAATAAAAGCtgcacagggaaaaaaatGGGACTCTAAAGGCATAAtgctttttatttcattttattttctttataattttaatgctTAAATAAAGGCAGTTTTTTGTAAGAGAGGATAGCAATGTGCTCATCATTATCTTCTTTTATATATCTAATAATTTTAGGACTTCAGCATCTTCTGTTAAATTCCTCTCTGTGTGACATCCTTTTTTGCATCTGacggctttggctttggctttcgCATTTACCATTTTGGCATTGGCTGTGTTTTTGTATAGTTTCTGCTGGCACACACCATTGTCTTTGCATCCTGCTCCTTTtttagagtgtgtgtgtgtgtgtgttggcctACAAATCAAATCGTCAGCAGAGGCTTCACCTTCAGCAGGTCCTTTAATGGCCGCCACATGCGAGGTCTCTAAAATAATTCCCTAATGCTTGTCACAGCCATTACCAGCAGCTAACAGCCGGCAGGATGCAGGAGGCACAAGGCAGAAACCGTCGGGAGCCAGGACCTCAACCATCAGGAGCAGGAGTCGCTCCAgcatgcaaaatgcaaatgccgGCGAGCAGGTGAATCACTCAAGCGGCTCACGTAGCCCAGGTAGACGCTGTCTGCACAGGCACCGGCGGAGGTCCTGGCCATGGCTAtggcggtgtgtgtgtgtgtgtatgacgGTGATGGAAGCGGTGGCagtatacaaaacaaaaacgctGAAAACGTCACAGAACGATTCCCGCTGCCAGCACGCATGACGAGCAGCTTTCGCACTCTTGGATGCTGACTGCATCTCCTCAccttcacaaaaaaatatgaaagaaaAAAGTAGGAAACTGAAAACATTCACCTTCCTAGAAAAAACAGGCAGCCTTTAATCAAGAGTTGCTGCTTTAATAggggaaatggaaaacaaagttatagtttttagtagatttttaaatatggcaacatttaattaattttaaataaattaaaagaagaGCAATTAGAcatcaattttaataattattagcTATTAGCTATTTTACTTATAGTTTAAACtgatgaaatattttaaatgtaagctaatttcataaatattaattcattGCAAAATCACAAGCAAAAGTATTCACTATATACATCTAATCTAAGTTTCACTCTACACTTTTAAAGCTCTCTTTGCTAGCTCTGACATTCCTTCtcactttattaaattttatttaaatattcataattgatatccttttaaaattaaagtttacaGCACTCCGGAATTGCTCTATATTCGTGTTTTATGTGTTCccttttgtttggattttttCTGTGCTCGTTTTCTGATGCCCTTCGCCCACCGACTGTCCGCTGCAAGGCGAGCAGCCGTTTAATAAATTGCCCCCAATTGTTTCCTCTCTTTGGGTTACGTGCATCACTGCGCCGCATCCACAAGGCACCGACAGCACCAAACCTCCGCTTAAGCACCCCTTGAGCCACCCAGCCATCCGCCGCGACTCACTGGATTTTCGGCAAATTATTTCCGCTTATTGTAAATGATTTGCGCGGCGGCGGGCTTTAAGCCAAACTTTATTTACCCGCGCTGTTTAAGCATTTCGAAGGCCTTTGATTGCGAGTAGCTGCAATCTCGGCAATTTATTTGCGCTTTAAGCAAATTCCGGCAAGGCAAAAGTTGCCACAAAGTTATTTCATTAGCTGCAGCCGAGAAAAAACACACGGAGTACGGTTTGGGGGGACGACTGCTTAAAGGAGGATTTTATTAAACTTCAATGCTTGTTAGTTGTTGGCAAGTTTTTCCTTGTTGATATTGTTTCTTGCACCTTTTGCTGTGAAATCAGAGCGTGAGCCATTTGGAGggtaacttttttaatttcctcGCCGTTGTCTCTGTGCAATGCTTCAGTTGGAGTCtccaactctctctctctctctctgcagTCGACGCTGCGTATACTTAATGcgacgtatacgtaatgcggCTGTCAGCGATGAGGACAAATGTCAAGCCAAGCGAGCGACTGTCCTTGACAGCTTTATGTGCATTTGCCAAAACGCAattcgctcgctcgctcgctagACGTAGACGGAGACGAGAAAAAGCAAATAGCcaaaataacttttaattaagaCATTTGCAGGTCCAGAGAACCGACATATTAATTTTCAACTGCGAATGAAGACGGCTAGATGGACAGCGGCAACAGGcaacaggcagcagcagcagcagccacatccttcagcagcaggagcaacaatAACGACAAAACTGTATGCAAAGTGTGCGAAACTtgcaaaacaaattgaaacTCAAATAAATGTCCATGTCTGTGCCAGAGACGGAGACAAATGCAGCCAAGAGTGATGGAACTGGGCAGCTTGCTAATtgttagttttaaatattgaaaatggcTCAGATAAAGTTGTCTTACCTTTTAGCAGTCGAACTGAGGCAGGAAAGACAAAGGAGCCAGAGCTGGGAATGAAAAATTGAAACTCTCAACTGACAGCAATTGGAATTGCTTGCGAGTAAACTTTCGAGataattgatttttgtttgatttcatttttgaataaataaaagtgtgtacaaaatatattaggAACAATTATGCTGCCGCACGCTGGCTGCATACAAAATTTCCAATTAGGAATAAATGTTACAATACAAGAGACTACAATACAAAgggatatttaaaaactaaccGGATCGGGCTTAAAAGCCATATTTcgagaaattgaatttggtttaatttcattttgaataaataaatgcgtAAATAAAACGTTTTAAGTACACTTATACTATAAAAAAGGAACTATGCTACAGAATgtgatatataaaattatataaaactcTGTTAGCCAAAGATTCTATCGTAGACTTTGTAGCAAAGGCTGCGACGTGGTGCCCCTGTGGCTTCCAGTTCCTCCCTGTTGCGCAGGAACATCTGGTAGTCCATCAGCTTCTTGGAGTCCAGAGGTCCCCAATCGGAATGCGGTTTCAAGGAATTGGAAATCCGGCTCTTTAGCGATCCCTTGGGCTGCTTGCAATTGGCATATAGGGCCCAGTAGACCAGCTGGCCGAGTATACAGGAAGTCAGAGCCCAGCCAAAAACTGTGAGGTAAAGAAAGATCACTTAGAAAcgttcttaaattaaaaaatatatatattttcctactTCTAAAGCCCAGTGGAAATTCACGATCGTTGTAGGTGAGCGGTTTCATGGTCACCAAAGTGTAGACAAGAATGATGATCATCACCAAAGGGGTAACAATAGACCAGCATATTCTATAATATACCGACGTCTTGATGTTAAGCATGTACTCCGCGTCCTGGCAGAGTCTCTTGGTGCCTTTTGGGGATTCAACAAAAAGGGTAAAAGAGTTGTAAAGAGGTACTTTCCATATCTTACCATAGATCCAGCCCACGGCAATCAGTTCAAATATGGCCGAGACCAGGGATACAAAGGTCACGCCGTGGTAATCCAGCAGCGTGATGATATGCTCGCCCCCAGGAGTGATGTAGATCAGACCCACCAAGAACCCAATCGTAGACAGACCCACCACGATTATCCAGATCTTGAGATTCACAAACTGATCCTTGATCACGGTCATGATGCAGCTGACCATGCCCACGTTGCTGCCCACGCCGAGCATGAAGAGCATGGCAAAGAAGAGCAGCGAAAAGAACTGCGGGAAGACGGTCAGCTTGGAGATGGCATCCGGATAGGATATGAAGGCCAGGCCAGGACCGGCCTTTACCACGCTGGCAATGTCCTTGGTGTTCGACTCGTGCGCCAGATTGCCCAAAATCCCGAAGATGATGACCCCCGAGAGCAGGGATGTGAAGGTGTCCAAAGTGGTCACAATGTTGGCATCCCGGTAGACATTGTGCCCGAAGCGGTTGTACGAGGAGTACATAATGATCACACCGAAGCACACGGCCAGGGAGAAGAACACCTGGGTGACGGCGTTGTACCAAACCATTGGCTCTAGGAGCTTGTGCCACTGCGGCGTGAGGAAATACATCACGCCCTCGTAGGCGCCCGGCAAGGTGAGGGCCCTCACCAGCAGGATAAACATGACGACGTACGGAAATAGAGCCAGGACATAGGCTGCCTTGCCGGAACTCTTTACACCCCGAATGATAACCAGGGTCACGGTCAGCCAGGACAGGGCCAGCATCAGAGCCAGACTGCCACTGGGGTAACCGATTCCATCCTCCAGCGAATCCGTCTTCCTTTGCACAATGCGCTCCAAGTAAAGCTGCGTGGAAGAACTGATTGTGAAGTTCGCCGGCAGATCAACTGAACCAGCAACTGCACCCTCTCCAGTGGCATTGACACAGCCTGGGCCCCACTCCTCCCGGCAGTAGCTCCAGGGCAGCTCCGATGCAAAGGAATCGAAGAAGTAACGCAGTGTCAAGGCCATTACGGAGGCATAGTAGGTGGCCAAGACGCCCAGAGCAAGGAGCTGAGCATAGCCCACACCTGAAAGATatcatattattaaattatcattttaagaaattttattaaataaaataaacagttTTTTAGCTAAAGCTCACCCCTCATCATGGGTGCAAAATCAAAGACTTGCACAATTCCTCGACTGGAGAACTGTCCCAGTAGCATTTCCATGTAGTATATAGGCTTTCCCACCAGAAACAGGACTATAAGGTAGGGTATGAGAAAGGCTCCTCCCCCATTTTCCAGAGCCGTGAAGGGAAAACGCCAGACATTTCCCAGGCCAACGCTCAGAGCGATGCAGGACATAAGAAACTCGATAGAGCTTCCCCAATTGTCGCGCGGTTTCTGGTCCGGCAGCATTTCAGACGATTCCAATGCCATCGGAAGCGGTAATGGCCTGATCAAAGGCTCGACgctctataaa
Proteins encoded:
- the LOC108078928 gene encoding sodium-dependent nutrient amino acid transporter 1, giving the protein MKDLKAEIPVGEEPSKPETSGSVEPLIRPLPLPMALESSEMLPDQKPRDNWGSSIEFLMSCIALSVGLGNVWRFPFTALENGGGAFLIPYLIVLFLVGKPIYYMEMLLGQFSSRGIVQVFDFAPMMRGVGYAQLLALGVLATYYASVMALTLRYFFDSFASELPWSYCREEWGPGCVNATGEGAVAGSVDLPANFTISSSTQLYLERIVQRKTDSLEDGIGYPSGSLALMLALSWLTVTLVIIRGVKSSGKAAYVLALFPYVVMFILLVRALTLPGAYEGVMYFLTPQWHKLLEPMVWYNAVTQVFFSLAVCFGVIIMYSSYNRFGHNVYRDANIVTTLDTFTSLLSGVIIFGILGNLAHESNTKDIASVVKAGPGLAFISYPDAISKLTVFPQFFSLLFFAMLFMLGVGSNVGMVSCIMTVIKDQFVNLKIWIIVVGLSTIGFLVGLIYITPGGEHIITLLDYHGVTFVSLVSAIFELIAVGWIYGTKRLCQDAEYMLNIKTSVYYRICWSIVTPLVMIIILVYTLVTMKPLTYNDREFPLGFRIFGWALTSCILGQLVYWALYANCKQPKGSLKSRISNSLKPHSDWGPLDSKKLMDYQMFLRNREELEATGAPRRSLCYKVYDRIFG